The proteins below come from a single Argentina anserina chromosome 1, drPotAnse1.1, whole genome shotgun sequence genomic window:
- the LOC126798156 gene encoding TSL-kinase interacting protein 1 — MKASTQRNSKVIKIPIRGRASKGGMGEQKSTRRTTRHSYREPGNDGDFKEVDKHSSPCKTAKGLDLKLSDDVQLSEPTKKLPFYGIYGGKPLLPQSKIKLQLFPVNEGIRIKLEKGGLHPYLELTLRAQKKISSVLKHLISKWGSVSAVVGEPVLFPYRIHDSVSSSRRWTLNDGETCAGDVYAAVGSPEVFRLRYGWLSTELKTCDKPSTAAYDKSKLQSKDIKRDIITAAEDACEVKDIVVDTETNISIGGLLSEASLQAKCNDGNTNQREKPNTLHPMDVKSDLKSFDLWTDCPSTSIGGILSEVSLQGKINRFGAQSTVSNPSLQPGHSVTDISHGVKPPTHDSCLSILDSEETCHAFPSQKVSQGKDVLGFGGSCEGSNHNSGFKLFKFPFPAKANRLPELQQDDARQESSTERMNCSYLNNDERSLGLSGIKWTDSLGPFDLGLPVSQNLCNAESTSISGFAN; from the exons atgaaagctTCTACCCAGAGAAACTCGAAAGTGATCAAGATTCCTATAAGGGGCAGAGCAAGTAAAGGTGGCATGGGAGAACAAAAATCTACTAGGAGAACTACACGACACAGTTATAGAGAACCAG gGAATGATGGCGACTTCAAGGAAGTAGACAAGCATTCATCACCTTGCAAAACAGCTAAAGGGTTAGATTTGAAGCTTTCTGATGATGTACAGCTTTCAGAACCAACAAAGAAGCTGCCTTTTTATGGCATTTATGGAGGGAAACCACTTCTTCCTCAGTCAAAGATCAAATTGCAGCTTTTTCCTGTAAATGAAGGCATTCGaataaaattggaaaag GGTGGACTTCATCCGTATTTGGAACTCACTCTTAGAGCACAGAAGAAGATCTCTTCTGTTCTGAAGCACCTTATCAGCAAATGGGGGAGTGTAAGTGCTGTTGTTGGTGAGCCGGTTCTATTTCCATATAGGATACATGACAGTGTATCTAGCAGCAGAAGATGGACTCTGAATGATGGTGAGACTTGTGCTGGAGATGTCTATGCAGCTGTTGGAAGCCCTGAAGTTTTTCGCTTAAG GTATGGTTGGTTGTCTACTGAACTCAAAACCTGTGACAAGCCTTCTACAGCAGCTTATGATAAGTCTAAGTTACAATCGAAAGACATAAAGAGAGATATTATCACCGCTGCAGAGGATGCATGTGAAGTAAAAGATATTGTTGTCGATACCGAAACTAACATAAGCATTGGAGGCCTCCTTTCCGAAGCATCCTTACAGGCTAAGTGCAATGATGGAAATACAAACCAGAGAGAAAAGCCTAACACCCTGCATCCTATGGACGTAAAGAgtgatttaaaatcatttgacTTGTGGACTGATTGTCCATCTACAAGCATTGGTGGTATCCTGTCTGAAGTATCTTTACAGGGAAAAATCAATCGTTTTGGTGCACAGTCAACTGTGAGCAATCCAAGCTTGCAGCCAGGCCATTCAGTTACTGATATTTCTCACGGTGTTAAGCCGCCCACTCATGATTCATGCTTATCAATTTTGGATTCTGAAGAAACCTGTCATGCATTTCCTTCTCAAAAGGTTTCTCAGGGAAAAGATGTTTTGGGTTTTGGAGGAAGTTGTGAAGGTTCTAACCATAATTCTGGTTTCAAACTATTCAAGTTCCCTTTTCCAGCCAAG gcTAATAGGTTACCCGAGCTTCAGCAAGATGATGCTCGGCAAGAATCTAGTACAGAACGGATGAATTGTTCATATCTGAATAATGATGAACGGAGCCTTGGGCTATCAGGCATCAAATGG ACTGATTCTTTGGGACCCTTTGATCTTGGCCTTCCTGTCTCCCAGAATCTGTGTAATGCAGAGAGTACAAGCATCAGTGGATTTGCTAACTAG